The following is a genomic window from Manihot esculenta cultivar AM560-2 chromosome 9, M.esculenta_v8, whole genome shotgun sequence.
TTTTGAAATTGCTTCTGTGAGTATCTCTTTTATCtgttaattatactaaattttTTGTGTTAATCAGACCTTAATTATTAGTTTCTTGAACGTTAATCTTCTAGAGTGAGGTGACCGTTGGCCGTCTTCCTGAAAAGGCAGACGTGGTGATTCCAGTTGCAACAGGTAATTCAATATCTCCTGTCAAAAGCTAAAATATGAAATGTCTCAATAGATTTTAATAAAGCTTTTCCAATTCTGACAGTGTCTGGAATCCATGCACGGATTCAGAAGAAGGAAGGAAATCTCTTGGTTACAGATTTGGATAGTACTAATGGGACATACATTGATGACAAGAGGCTGAAACCTGGAGTTGCAGCCAATGTACCATCTGGAAGTCTTCTCACATTTGGTatacttatttttctttcccATGTGCATCCAATTCCCACATCAAGAAACAGAGTTTTTGTCTTTTTTTAATCGGCTTTAACTCATTATTACTATAATCGTGTAATCGTCTCCAAGGCTgagaggtaaaaaaaaaaaaaaaacagagttATTGATTGCATCCATTTTGTTGCAGGTGATATTCACCTTGCAATGTTTCGGGTCTCAAAGCTTGAGAATGTGGAAAGTGCAAGTAAACCAGAAGAATCCGAAGAGAAGGCAGAGACAAGTAGCCCAATTGACAGCGGTGGAACGAGTTGAAAGTTGCCATCTTTACTACATTTCTGGAAGGAGTTGAAATCAGTATAAAATAGGGAGCttaattattttcctttttctccaATTAAATTCTGTGAGAAATAAAATGTgccctcttctttttttttttggcaatgAAATCTTGAATTCTCTAATTCCTTCAACCTAAAAgcttaattttaactataataaACGAAATGCAAACTA
Proteins encoded in this region:
- the LOC110622402 gene encoding zeaxanthin epoxidase, chloroplastic, which codes for MDVTARSLSQAKLPAGCSTSVSPTIFHSKPSILAQNSIALQSPKIPFSQLQVFRIKARKQRILEPVHASESEISSTDVQDRWLLQPVGDGDTRHIGYKMKMPDAFEIASSEVTVGRLPEKADVVIPVATVSGIHARIQKKEGNLLVTDLDSTNGTYIDDKRLKPGVAANVPSGSLLTFGDIHLAMFRVSKLENVESASKPEESEEKAETSSPIDSGGTS